A region from the Chrysoperla carnea chromosome 4, inChrCarn1.1, whole genome shotgun sequence genome encodes:
- the LOC123298962 gene encoding gastrula zinc finger protein XlCGF57.1-like — translation MPNTSFFDEQNSFDLDEKIKMEQELHPETELMVKQEVWEENASEEFQKDVLEEIPNEDNLLSRESERIPKKEKQFSCQVCDKKFTKLCNLREHKLIHLSENSFSCDICDRKFTRQSSLTLHRRKQHATEKPFSFDIHDSSFNTERKQTVTNEPFSCDVCEKMFESEFNFITHKRFHTDESFSCDVCEKAFTHLLEHQILRIEDKPFYIKVEKEFHTELIVKEEVPDESVSLEEIHIDENNVNYGSDKNISVKKEEIKREESRENISVSQVSSVNLNEKSYSCNFCGNKYPTKFSLGQHKRTHTGEKPFSCEVCGKLFHKKANLVKHRLIHTEKDKSYLCEICNKTFSQQRYLHQHKQTHSAEKKFSCDICGQTFVVKSYLDRHLQTHTGIKPFACDICDKRFYRSFRLKKHKRVHTAGSEEKPVIKSSNLCDLCGKSFSTKYILTVHQRSHTGENKFSCDLCEKIFSSRNTLGNHLKLHSKEKPFSCDVCNESFVLRSRLKRHKLIHSEEKPFSCDVCGKKFTQKHVLIRHHLIHTGEKHFSCEVCDKAFRVKSSLIIHKRIHTGEKPYVCSVCGKSFNRRKRLQAHQQKSHSGDKILSVLNFV, via the coding sequence atgccCAATACTTCTTTTTTCGACGaacaaaattcatttgatttagatgaaaaaattaaaatggaacaAGAATTGCACCCAGAAACAGAATTGATGGTTAAGCAAGAAGTATGGGAAGAAAATGCTTCAGAGGAATTTCAAAAAGATGTTTTAGAAGAAATTCCAAATGAAGACAATCTTTTATCACGTGAAAGTGAACGAATACCTAAGAAAGAAAAGCAATTCTCTTGTcaagtttgtgataaaaaatttacaaaattgtgtaatttacgTGAACATAAACTTATTCATTTAAGCGAAAACAGTTTTTCTTGTGATATATGTGATAGAAAGTTTACTCGACAAAGCAGTTTAACGCTACATAGACGAAAACAACATGCCacagaaaaaccattttcatttgATATTCACGATAGTTCATTTAACACTGAACGTAAACAAACTGTTACAAACGAGCCTTTTTCATGCgatgtttgtgaaaaaatgtttgaatctgaatttaatttcattacacATAAACGTTTTCACACCGACGAGtctttttcatgtgatgtttgtgaaaaagcttttacacatttattggaacatcaaattttgagaattgaagataaaccattttatatcaaagttgaaaaagaatttcataCAGAATTAATAGTCAAAGAAGAAGTACCCGATGAAAGTGTTTCTTTGGAAGAAATTCATATCGATGAAAACAACGTTAATTACGGAtcagataaaaatatatcagtgaaaaaagaagaaattaaaagGGAAGAATCAAGGGAAAATATTTCAGTAAGTCAAGTAAGTTcagtaaatttaaatgaaaaatcatattcatgtaATTTTTGTGGGAATAAATACCCTACAAAATTCTCTTTGGGTCAACATAAACGAAcacatactggtgaaaaacctttttcatgcgAGGTTTGtggtaaattatttcataaaaaagcgAATCTAGTTAAACATCGTTTAATTCATACCGAAAAAGACAAATCGTAtttatgtgaaatttgtaataaaacttttagtcAACAACGTTATTTACACCAACATAAACAAACTCATTCTgcagaaaagaaattttcttgtgatatttgtggTCAAACTTTTGTAGTGAAAAGTTATTTGGACAGGCATCTACAAACACATACCGGTATTAAACCGTTTGCATGTGATATATGCGATAAACGATTTTATCGATCTTTTCGACTTAAAAAGCATAAACGAGTTCACACTGCTGGATCTGAAGAGAAACCTGTAATAAAAAGCTCAAATTTGTGTGATTTATGTGGTAAATCATTTTCGACCAAATACATTTTAACAGTTCATCAACGATCTCATACgggagaaaataaattttcatgtgatctttgtgaaaaaatattttcgtctcGTAACACTTTAGGCAATCATCTGAAACTTCATTCGAaggaaaaaccattttcgtgTGATGTTTGTAACGAAAGCTTTGTCCTTCGAAGTCGTTTAAAAAgacataaattaattcattcagAAGAAAAGCCTTTTTCATGTGATGTGTGTGGTAAAAAATTCACTCAGAAACATGTTTTAATTCGACACCACCTGattcatactggtgaaaaacatttttcttgtgaagtttgtgataaagCATTTCGTGTGAAAAGCagtttaattatacataaacgaattcatactgggGAAAAACCTTATGTATGTAGTGTTTGTGGTAAATCATTTAATCGTAGAAAAAGATTACAGGCACATCAACAGAAAAGCCACAGTGGTGATAAAATTTTGTCTGTTTTAAATttcgtgtaa
- the LOC123298674 gene encoding zinc finger protein 525-like produces the protein MSEFLFEDVNNPFLIKEEPEEQLPTELLIPDVSIKTEYSAVEEIIKDENIKTEEEFHSEIIFKQEILEDSEAVEHEQTYKSEESLHEYKNTEIDEKLHTEFIIKEENDVDRQRINIGENFSCDICNNRFISHKDLVKHKRIHSREKNLVKKVSQKRINAREKPFSCEICQTTFNYRHNLVRHKRVHTGEKPFKCNVCGKNFRQQQHLNSHKFLHTGEKPFSCDICGKTYTEHSSLVKHKLIHTGEKQFSCDVCSKKFVYQQSLDRHKRIHTGEKPFSCDICDKTFNQNSHLVLHKRNHTGEKPFACDECDKKFTTQYSLTTHKRIHNDERPFLCDICCKSFTQISILNAHRRIHSGEKPFPCDICDKFFNVKSNLVKHKRVMHSIEKS, from the coding sequence atgtctgaatttttatttgaagatgTAAATAATCCTTTTCTAATCAAAGAAGAACCCGAAGAACAATTGCCAACAGAACTATTAATCCCAGATGTGAGCATAAAAACTGAGTACTCAGCTGTGGAAGAAATAATTAaggatgaaaatataaaaactgagGAAGAATTTCAttcagaaataatatttaaacaagaaatattagaagacaGTGAAGCAGTGGAACATGAACAAACTTATAAAAGTGAAGAGTCGTTACacgaatataaaaatactgaaaTTGACGAAAAATTGCATACAGAGTTcataattaaagaagaaaatgacGTGGATCGTCAACGAATAAATATTggagaaaatttttcatgtgatatttgtaataataggTTTATTTCCCATAAAGacttagttaaacataaacgaattcatagcaGAGAAAAAAACTTAGTAAAAAAAGTTAGTCAGAAAAGAATTAACGCTAGAGAGAAACCTTTCTCGTGTGAAATTTGTCAGACTACATTTAACTATCGCCATAATCTAGTTAGGCACAAACGAGTACATACCGGGGAAAAACCTTTTAAGTGTAATGTCTGTGGTAAAAATTTTCGACAACAACAGCATTTAAATTCTCATAAATTTCTTCATACCGgcgaaaaacctttttcatgcgATATTTGTGGTAAAACTTATACCGAACATAGTAgcttagttaaacataaactaaTTCACACTGGAGAAAAACAGTTTTCATGTGATGTGTGTAGTAAAAAGTTTGTATACCAACAATCTTTAGACCggcataaacgtattcacacgggggaaaaacctttttcttgtgatatttgtgataaaacatttaatcaaaataGTCATTTAGTTTTACATAAACGAAATCATacgggagaaaaaccttttGCTTGTGAtgaatgtgataaaaaatttacaacacaaTACAGTTTAACGACACATAAGCGGATCCATAATGATGAAAGACCCTTTCTATGTGATATTTGTTGTAAATCTTTTACTCAGATTAGTATATTAAATGCTCACAGACGGATTCATTCAGGAGAGAAACCTTTTCCATGTGATATCTGTGATAAATTctttaatgtaaaaagtaatttagttaaacataaacgagTTATGCACTCAATAGAGAAATCTTAA